The Streptomyces luteogriseus genome includes a window with the following:
- a CDS encoding pyrophosphohydrolase domain-containing protein: MSSSPADLVREFHRAFGLDARSTPTEVSPELAAHRGELLAEEAAEVAEVSVRGPLDRLAHELADVVYVAYGTALVHGIDLDAVLAEVHRSNMTKIGPDGSVSRRGDGKVLKGEHYEAPDVPGVLRRQGWAPGGGA, encoded by the coding sequence ATGAGCTCTTCGCCCGCCGACCTGGTCCGTGAATTCCACCGTGCTTTCGGCCTGGACGCCCGCAGCACGCCGACGGAGGTCTCCCCGGAACTCGCCGCTCACCGGGGCGAGCTCCTCGCGGAGGAGGCCGCCGAGGTGGCCGAGGTGTCGGTGCGGGGCCCGCTCGACCGGCTCGCCCACGAGCTGGCGGACGTGGTCTACGTCGCCTACGGCACCGCCCTGGTGCACGGCATCGACCTGGACGCGGTCCTCGCCGAGGTCCACCGCTCCAACATGACGAAGATCGGCCCCGACGGCTCGGTCTCCCGCCGCGGGGACGGCAAGGTCCTCAAGGGGGAGCACTACGAGGCGCCGGACGTGCCCGGAGTGCTGCGCAGACAGGGGTGGGCACCGGGCGGGGGTGCCTGA
- a CDS encoding response regulator transcription factor: protein MRLLLVEDDNHVAAALSAVLARHGFDVTHARSGEEALQALVPESDCFGVVLLDLGLPDQDGYEVCGKIRKRTSTPVIMVTARSDVRSRIHGLNLGADDYVVKPYDTGELLARIHAVSRRTSHEDTSSGIETELRLGPVHIELPNRRVSVDGSVIQLTRKEFDLLALLAQRPGVVFRREQIISEVWQTSWEGTGRTLEVHVASLRAKLRMPALIETVRGVGYRLVAPAA, encoded by the coding sequence ATGAGACTGCTGCTCGTCGAGGACGACAACCACGTCGCCGCCGCCCTGTCGGCGGTTCTGGCGCGGCACGGGTTCGATGTCACGCACGCGCGCAGCGGTGAGGAGGCCCTCCAGGCCCTCGTTCCCGAGAGCGACTGCTTCGGCGTCGTCCTCCTCGACCTCGGCCTGCCCGACCAGGACGGATACGAGGTCTGCGGCAAGATCCGCAAACGCACCAGCACTCCGGTGATCATGGTGACCGCCCGCTCCGACGTGCGCTCCCGCATCCACGGCCTCAACCTCGGCGCCGACGACTACGTGGTGAAGCCCTACGACACCGGGGAACTGCTCGCCCGTATCCACGCCGTGAGCCGGCGCACCTCCCACGAGGACACCTCCAGCGGCATCGAGACCGAGCTGCGGCTCGGCCCGGTGCACATCGAGCTGCCCAACCGCCGGGTCAGCGTGGACGGCTCGGTGATCCAGCTGACCCGCAAGGAGTTCGACCTGCTGGCGCTGCTCGCGCAGCGGCCCGGAGTGGTCTTCCGCCGGGAGCAGATCATCAGTGAGGTGTGGCAGACGAGCTGGGAGGGGACAGGGCGGACCCTTGAGGTGCATGTGGCGTCCCTGCGCGCCAAGCTGCGCATGCCGGCCCTCATCGAGACCGTACGCGGAGTCGGTTACCGGCTCGTCGCGCCTGCCGCGTAG
- a CDS encoding TAXI family TRAP transporter solute-binding subunit, with translation MSRTLPRIGRRGALQGGTAALVVLGLLLWWLRPWADEPPSGTITFSTGTRAGVYHEYGELLRTEIDKDMPDLKVRLLTSAGSQENVADVATGKADFAIAAADAIATYKLDNAPGADRLRGLARLYDDYVQLVVPPDSDIRSVADLRGKRVAIGLPNSGVRLIANGVLRAAGIDPETDIQPSSDGIDTGPKRLGHGLDAFFWSGGLPTDGLSRPAKKSASAFRFVPIDASLVAELHDQGGATRYYRATKMPESAYPTIQRGHAVPTLAVSNVLLTRSDMDPRLTEWLTRTVLDSRDLIGATVHSAQLVDVRTAIYTDPLQLHAGAQRYYQSVKP, from the coding sequence ATGTCCAGAACGCTCCCCCGTATCGGCAGGCGCGGGGCCCTGCAGGGCGGCACCGCCGCCCTCGTGGTCCTCGGCCTGCTGCTGTGGTGGCTGCGCCCCTGGGCCGATGAGCCGCCGAGCGGGACCATCACGTTCAGCACGGGCACCCGCGCCGGGGTCTACCACGAGTACGGCGAACTCCTGCGCACCGAGATCGACAAGGACATGCCCGATCTGAAGGTGCGGCTGCTGACCAGCGCCGGCTCACAGGAGAACGTCGCCGATGTGGCGACCGGCAAGGCCGACTTCGCCATCGCCGCGGCCGACGCGATCGCCACGTACAAGCTGGACAACGCCCCGGGCGCCGACCGGCTGCGCGGCCTCGCCCGCCTGTACGACGACTACGTCCAGCTCGTCGTGCCGCCGGACTCGGACATCCGCTCCGTCGCCGACCTGCGGGGCAAGCGCGTGGCCATAGGGCTGCCCAACTCCGGTGTGCGGCTGATAGCCAACGGGGTGCTGCGGGCGGCCGGCATCGACCCGGAGACGGACATCCAGCCGTCCTCGGACGGCATCGACACCGGGCCCAAGCGGCTGGGGCACGGCCTCGACGCGTTCTTCTGGTCGGGCGGGCTGCCCACGGACGGGCTCAGCCGGCCGGCCAAGAAGTCGGCCTCGGCCTTCCGGTTCGTGCCGATCGACGCCTCGCTCGTGGCCGAGCTGCACGACCAGGGCGGCGCCACGCGCTACTACCGCGCCACCAAGATGCCGGAGTCGGCCTACCCCACGATCCAGCGCGGTCACGCGGTGCCGACCCTGGCGGTGTCCAACGTGCTGCTCACACGCAGCGACATGGACCCGCGGCTCACCGAGTGGCTGACCCGCACGGTGCTCGACAGCCGGGACCTCATCGGCGCGACCGTCCACTCCGCCCAGCTGGTCGACGTCCGCACGGCGATCTACACCGACCCGCTGCAGCTGCACGCCGGCGCCCAGCGCTACTACCAGTCGGTCAAGCCTTAG
- a CDS encoding amino acid ABC transporter permease: MTSVLYDAPGPRAKRRNVLFSVLFFVLLALLLWWIWQTLDDKGQLEWALWKPFTTSEAWTTYLLPGLADTLKAAALSMVIALPLGAVLGIARMSDHRWVRIPAGAVVEFFRAIPVLLLMLFANEFYVRSTGIPSDERPLYAVVTGLVLYNASVLAEIVRAGILSLPKGQSEAAMAIGLRKSQTMSSILLPQAVTAMLPAIVSQLVVIVKDTALGGVMLGFTELLNTRSTLAANYANVVPSFIVVAVIFIVLNFILTSFASWLERRLRRSKRSTGAVLGADKVDDVNAAEVGGSYGTGAGGSI, from the coding sequence ATGACGTCCGTCCTCTATGACGCCCCCGGCCCCCGGGCCAAGCGGCGCAACGTGCTCTTCTCGGTACTCTTCTTCGTCCTGCTCGCCCTCCTGCTGTGGTGGATCTGGCAAACGCTTGACGACAAGGGCCAACTGGAGTGGGCTCTGTGGAAGCCCTTCACCACCTCCGAGGCCTGGACGACGTACCTGCTGCCAGGCCTGGCCGACACCCTGAAGGCCGCCGCCCTCTCGATGGTCATCGCCCTTCCGCTGGGCGCCGTCCTCGGCATCGCACGCATGTCCGACCATCGCTGGGTGCGCATCCCGGCCGGCGCGGTGGTCGAGTTCTTCCGGGCGATCCCGGTGCTGCTCCTGATGCTGTTCGCCAACGAGTTCTACGTCCGCTCCACGGGCATCCCCAGCGACGAACGGCCCCTGTACGCGGTGGTCACCGGCCTGGTGCTCTACAACGCCTCGGTCCTCGCCGAGATCGTACGAGCCGGCATCTTGTCCCTGCCCAAGGGACAGTCGGAAGCCGCCATGGCGATCGGGCTGCGTAAGAGCCAGACGATGTCGAGCATCCTGCTGCCGCAGGCCGTCACCGCGATGCTGCCCGCCATCGTCAGCCAGCTGGTCGTCATCGTGAAGGACACCGCGCTGGGCGGCGTGATGCTCGGGTTCACCGAGTTGCTCAACACGCGCAGCACCCTCGCGGCCAACTATGCGAACGTCGTCCCCAGCTTCATCGTGGTGGCGGTCATCTTCATCGTGCTGAACTTCATCCTCACGTCCTTCGCTTCCTGGTTGGAACGCAGGCTGCGCCGCAGCAAGCGGAGCACGGGCGCTGTTCTCGGTGCCGACAAGGTCGACGACGTGAACGCGGCCGAGGTGGGCGGCTCCTACGGCACCGGTGCCGGCGGCTCCATCTGA
- a CDS encoding amino acid ABC transporter ATP-binding protein: MTEVSVAKEDVAATGELVVLKSVNKHFGALHVLQDIDLTIARGEVVVVIGPSGSGKSTLCRTINRLETTDSGTITIDGKPLPAEGKALAKLRADVGMVFQSFNLFAHKTVLENVMLGQIKVRKKDKKAAEERARALLDRVGVGAQAEKYPAQLSGGQQQRVAIARALAMEPKVMLFDEPTSALDPEMINEVLEVMQQLARDGMTMIVVTHEMGFARSAANRVVFMADGRIVEEAAPDQFFSNPRSDRAKDFLSKILHH, encoded by the coding sequence ATGACCGAAGTATCGGTGGCCAAGGAAGATGTGGCCGCGACCGGAGAACTGGTCGTCCTGAAGAGCGTCAACAAGCACTTCGGCGCGTTGCACGTACTCCAGGACATCGACCTGACGATCGCCCGCGGTGAAGTCGTGGTGGTCATCGGGCCCTCCGGGTCCGGCAAGTCCACCCTGTGCCGCACCATCAACCGCCTGGAGACGACCGACTCCGGCACGATCACCATCGACGGCAAGCCGCTGCCCGCCGAGGGCAAGGCGCTGGCCAAGCTGCGCGCCGACGTCGGGATGGTCTTCCAGTCCTTCAACCTCTTCGCGCACAAGACCGTGCTCGAGAACGTGATGCTCGGCCAGATCAAGGTCCGCAAGAAGGACAAGAAGGCGGCCGAGGAGCGGGCCCGCGCCCTGCTCGACCGGGTCGGTGTGGGCGCGCAGGCCGAGAAGTATCCGGCGCAGCTCTCCGGCGGCCAGCAGCAGCGTGTCGCGATCGCCCGGGCGCTGGCCATGGAGCCGAAGGTGATGCTCTTCGACGAGCCGACCTCCGCGCTCGACCCCGAGATGATCAACGAGGTGCTGGAGGTCATGCAGCAGCTCGCCCGCGACGGCATGACCATGATCGTCGTCACCCATGAGATGGGTTTCGCACGATCGGCCGCAAACCGCGTGGTGTTCATGGCGGACGGCCGAATCGTCGAGGAGGCTGCGCCCGACCAGTTCTTCAGCAATCCGCGCAGCGACCGTGCCAAGGACTTCCTGTCGAAGATCCTGCACCACTGA
- a CDS encoding amino acid ABC transporter permease, translating into MFDFLSDYDDPTLLGAFWVTVQLTVLSAIGSLIWGTLLAAMRVSPVPLMRGFGTAYVNIVRNIPLTVIIVFTSLGLANIFGVTMGAPDDFEAKAFRLAVLGLVAYTAAFVCEAIRSGINTVPVGQAEAARAIGLSFSQILRLIVLPQAFRSVIGPLANVLIALTKNTTVAAAIGVAEAALLMKEMIENEAQTVLIGAIFAFGFVVLTLPTGLFLGWLSKRLAVKR; encoded by the coding sequence GTGTTCGACTTTCTATCTGACTATGACGACCCGACCCTGTTGGGTGCCTTCTGGGTCACGGTGCAGCTCACCGTCCTCTCGGCCATCGGATCCCTGATCTGGGGCACCCTGCTGGCGGCCATGCGGGTCAGCCCGGTTCCGCTGATGCGCGGGTTCGGCACCGCCTATGTGAACATCGTCCGGAACATCCCCCTCACCGTCATCATCGTCTTCACCTCGCTCGGCCTCGCCAACATCTTCGGCGTGACGATGGGTGCACCCGACGACTTCGAGGCCAAGGCGTTCCGCCTGGCGGTCCTCGGCCTCGTCGCCTACACCGCCGCCTTCGTCTGCGAGGCCATCCGCTCCGGCATCAACACAGTGCCTGTCGGCCAGGCGGAGGCAGCCCGTGCCATCGGGCTGAGCTTCAGCCAGATCCTGCGGCTCATCGTTTTGCCGCAGGCGTTCCGCTCGGTCATCGGGCCGTTGGCCAACGTGCTCATCGCACTGACCAAGAACACCACCGTGGCGGCCGCGATCGGCGTGGCGGAGGCTGCCCTCCTGATGAAGGAAATGATCGAGAACGAGGCACAGACGGTGCTCATCGGCGCGATCTTCGCCTTCGGTTTCGTGGTACTGACCCTGCCCACCGGCCTGTTCCTCGGCTGGCTGAGCAAGCGACTGGCGGTGAAGCGATGA
- a CDS encoding glutamate ABC transporter substrate-binding protein has translation MKLRKVSAAAATALVLALTATACGGDGDGDSNGSGSGGGKTIKIGIKYDQPGLGLKEPDGSFSGFDVDVATYVAKELGYKPDQIEWVETKSADRENALSRGDVKMIAATYSITDERKQKVDFAGPYLLAHQDLLVKADSDIKEGTDLNGKKLCSVTGSTSAQNVKDEIAPKAQLQQLGGYSECIAGLQSDQLDALTTDDAILAGFAAQEQYKGQFKLTGLKLSNENYGIGVKKGDTATVNKINDALKKMVSDGAWEKAVKDNFGPANYKNEPAPKIGQIVQ, from the coding sequence ATGAAGCTCCGCAAGGTCTCCGCCGCGGCCGCCACCGCTCTCGTCCTCGCTCTGACCGCTACCGCCTGCGGTGGTGACGGTGACGGCGACTCGAACGGCTCCGGTTCTGGCGGCGGTAAGACGATCAAGATCGGCATCAAGTACGACCAGCCCGGTCTGGGCCTGAAGGAGCCCGATGGTTCCTTCTCCGGCTTCGACGTGGACGTGGCGACGTACGTTGCCAAGGAACTGGGCTACAAGCCCGACCAGATCGAGTGGGTCGAGACCAAGAGCGCCGACCGTGAGAACGCGCTGTCCCGCGGCGACGTGAAGATGATCGCGGCCACGTACTCGATCACCGACGAGCGCAAGCAGAAGGTCGACTTCGCCGGTCCGTACCTGCTGGCCCACCAGGACCTGCTGGTGAAGGCGGACTCGGACATCAAGGAGGGCACCGACCTCAACGGCAAGAAGCTGTGCTCGGTGACCGGCTCCACCTCGGCGCAGAACGTCAAGGACGAGATCGCGCCGAAGGCCCAGCTCCAGCAGCTCGGTGGCTACTCGGAGTGCATCGCGGGTCTGCAGAGCGATCAGCTCGACGCCCTGACCACGGACGACGCGATCCTCGCCGGCTTCGCGGCGCAGGAGCAGTACAAGGGGCAGTTCAAGCTCACCGGCCTCAAGCTGAGCAACGAGAACTACGGCATCGGTGTGAAGAAGGGCGACACCGCGACCGTGAACAAGATCAACGATGCACTGAAGAAGATGGTCAGCGACGGCGCCTGGGAGAAGGCCGTCAAGGACAACTTCGGACCGGCGAACTACAAGAACGAGCCCGCCCCGAAGATCGGCCAGATCGTCCAGTAA
- a CDS encoding cation:proton antiporter, which produces MHSAVLLIEFGSIILGLGLLGRFAGRFRLSPIPLYLLAGLAFGEGGLLPFGASEEFVATGAEIGVILLLLMLGLEYTASDLVSNLKTHYPSGLVDCALNALPGAAVALLLGWGPVAAVVLAGVTWISSSGVIAKVLGDLGRVGNRETPVILSVLVLEDLAMAVYLPIVTALVAGVGLMAGSVTLAIALGAAGLVLFLAVRYGRVISRFVSSDDPEKLLLVVLGLTILVAGVAQQLQVSAAVGAFLVGIALSGEVAEGAHTLLSPLRDLFAAVFFVFFGLHTDPSSIPPVLLPALGLAVVTALTKIATGYWAARRAGISVKGRWRAGGALVARGEFSIVIAGLAVSAGIEPSLGPLATAYVLILVVLGPLTARYTEPVATWWGRRREPSRPEPAPRATETEAPVAD; this is translated from the coding sequence TTGCACTCCGCGGTTCTGCTCATCGAGTTCGGTTCCATCATTCTCGGCCTCGGCCTGCTCGGCCGGTTCGCCGGCCGCTTCCGGCTCTCCCCGATACCCCTGTACCTCCTGGCCGGTCTGGCCTTCGGTGAGGGCGGTCTGCTGCCGTTCGGCGCGAGCGAGGAGTTCGTCGCCACGGGCGCGGAGATCGGCGTCATCCTGCTGCTGCTGATGCTCGGCCTGGAGTACACGGCGAGCGATCTGGTCTCCAACCTCAAGACCCACTACCCGTCCGGTCTGGTCGACTGCGCCCTCAACGCGCTGCCCGGGGCGGCCGTGGCGTTGCTGCTCGGCTGGGGTCCGGTGGCCGCCGTCGTGCTGGCCGGTGTCACCTGGATCTCGTCCTCCGGTGTGATCGCGAAGGTGCTGGGCGACCTGGGCCGGGTCGGCAACCGGGAGACCCCGGTGATCCTCAGCGTGCTGGTGCTGGAGGACCTGGCGATGGCGGTGTACCTGCCCATCGTCACGGCGCTGGTGGCCGGCGTCGGCCTGATGGCCGGGAGCGTGACCCTGGCGATCGCGCTGGGCGCGGCCGGGCTCGTGCTCTTCCTTGCCGTGCGCTACGGCAGGGTCATCTCGCGGTTCGTCTCCAGCGACGACCCGGAGAAGCTGCTGCTGGTCGTGCTGGGTCTGACGATCCTGGTCGCAGGCGTCGCCCAGCAGCTCCAGGTGTCGGCGGCGGTCGGGGCCTTCCTGGTGGGCATCGCACTGTCGGGGGAGGTGGCGGAGGGTGCGCACACCCTGCTGAGTCCCCTGCGTGACCTGTTCGCGGCGGTGTTCTTCGTCTTCTTCGGGCTGCACACCGACCCGTCGAGCATCCCGCCCGTCCTGCTGCCCGCTCTCGGGCTGGCCGTCGTCACCGCGCTGACGAAGATCGCCACCGGGTACTGGGCGGCCCGGCGGGCCGGGATCTCCGTCAAGGGACGCTGGCGTGCGGGTGGCGCGCTGGTGGCCCGCGGCGAGTTCTCGATCGTCATCGCAGGCCTGGCGGTCTCGGCCGGTATCGAACCGTCCCTCGGCCCCCTGGCCACGGCCTACGTCCTGATCCTGGTGGTGCTGGGCCCGCTCACCGCGCGCTACACCGAGCCGGTGGCGACCTGGTGGGGGCGGCGGCGCGAGCCCAGCCGCCCGGAGCCGGCGCCCCGGGCGACCGAGACCGAGGCCCCGGTCGCCGACTGA
- a CDS encoding sensor histidine kinase has translation MRTRLLPLLIILMAAVLLALGVPLAVSLAGAQQQKVVVDRIDDTARFAALAQFVTDSPDGTEGAFENERLATLSSELTSYYDVYGIRSGVFYRSGSAMAHAPATWSLPKEGEVRDAFDEALLSRRSHDPQQVWPWQRRNLVVASPVIRDGDVVAVVVTDSPTGQLRSRTLHGWLVIGAGEFAAMLLAVGAALRLTGWVLKPVRVLDATTHDIATGRLKSRVAAAGGPPELQRLARSFNEMADNVEDVLEQQRAFVADASHQLRNPLAALLLRIELLSFELPEGNKEIASVQAEGKRLAQVLDDLLDLALAEHTEADLKITDIGELAAERVAAWAPTAEAKGVRLVGDCPPTTAWADPIALSSALDAVIDNAVKFTPGDQTVEVTVASHGDTSTVVVTDHGPGLTDEELARVGDRFWRSGRHQNIKGSGLGLSISRVLLAAGGGSIAYDRHEPHGLKVTVAVPRSAPAA, from the coding sequence GTGCGCACTCGTCTGCTCCCGCTGCTCATCATCCTGATGGCGGCCGTACTGCTCGCGCTCGGCGTTCCGCTCGCCGTGAGCCTCGCCGGCGCCCAGCAGCAGAAGGTCGTCGTCGACCGGATCGACGACACGGCGCGCTTCGCCGCCCTCGCCCAGTTCGTCACCGACTCGCCCGACGGAACCGAGGGCGCGTTCGAGAACGAACGCCTGGCCACCCTCAGCAGCGAGCTGACCAGCTACTACGACGTCTACGGCATCCGGTCCGGGGTCTTCTACCGTAGCGGCAGTGCCATGGCTCATGCCCCGGCCACATGGTCGCTGCCGAAGGAGGGCGAGGTCCGGGACGCGTTCGACGAGGCGCTGCTCAGCCGCCGCAGCCACGACCCGCAGCAGGTGTGGCCCTGGCAGCGACGCAACCTCGTGGTCGCCTCGCCGGTCATCCGGGACGGTGACGTCGTCGCGGTCGTCGTCACCGACTCGCCCACCGGGCAGCTGCGCTCCCGCACGCTGCACGGCTGGCTGGTCATCGGCGCGGGCGAGTTCGCCGCGATGCTGCTGGCCGTCGGTGCCGCCCTGCGGCTGACCGGCTGGGTGCTCAAGCCCGTACGGGTGCTGGACGCCACCACCCACGACATCGCCACCGGGCGGCTCAAGTCCCGGGTGGCCGCCGCCGGCGGGCCGCCGGAACTCCAGCGTCTGGCCCGGTCGTTCAACGAGATGGCGGACAACGTGGAGGACGTGCTGGAGCAGCAGCGCGCCTTCGTCGCCGACGCCTCGCACCAATTGCGCAACCCCCTCGCGGCGCTGCTGCTGCGCATCGAGCTGCTCTCCTTCGAGCTGCCCGAGGGCAACAAGGAGATCGCCTCGGTCCAGGCCGAGGGCAAGCGCCTCGCGCAGGTCCTGGACGACCTGCTCGACCTGGCGCTGGCCGAGCACACCGAGGCGGATCTGAAGATCACGGACATCGGCGAGCTCGCCGCGGAGCGCGTCGCCGCTTGGGCCCCGACCGCCGAGGCCAAGGGCGTGCGCCTGGTGGGGGACTGCCCGCCGACCACCGCGTGGGCCGACCCGATCGCACTGTCCAGCGCGCTGGACGCGGTCATCGACAACGCCGTGAAGTTCACGCCCGGGGACCAGACCGTCGAGGTGACCGTCGCCTCCCACGGCGACACCTCCACCGTCGTCGTCACGGACCACGGCCCGGGCCTCACCGACGAGGAGCTGGCCCGCGTCGGCGACCGTTTCTGGCGCAGCGGCCGGCATCAGAACATCAAGGGCTCGGGCCTCGGGCTGTCCATCTCGCGGGTGCTGCTCGCGGCGGGCGGCGGTTCGATCGCCTACGACCGTCACGAGCCGCACGGGCTGAAGGTCACGGTGGCGGTGCCGAGGTCGGCACCGGCGGCTTGA
- a CDS encoding cation:proton antiporter regulatory subunit, translated as MSAPRLKATPLPGIGVQYDLETREHRHLSVVAHRDGTRTVNVYRSDDPDSCAQSLKLTSSEAGSLIDALKPSHHSPSLLYTTDLGLVAERIEVAATSRWNGRVLGDMRMRTETGASVVAVLRRAEAIPSPAPDFRLAGGDTLIVVGTREGVDAAATILGRE; from the coding sequence GTGTCAGCTCCGCGCCTGAAGGCGACGCCACTCCCGGGTATCGGGGTCCAGTACGACCTGGAGACCCGGGAGCACCGCCATTTGTCGGTGGTGGCGCACCGCGACGGCACGCGCACGGTGAACGTCTACCGCTCCGACGACCCCGACTCCTGCGCCCAGTCCCTGAAGCTGACCAGCTCGGAAGCCGGGTCGCTGATCGACGCGCTGAAGCCGTCCCACCACAGCCCGAGCCTGCTCTACACCACGGACCTGGGGCTGGTCGCCGAGCGGATCGAGGTGGCCGCGACGTCGCGCTGGAACGGGCGGGTGCTGGGCGACATGCGGATGCGGACGGAGACGGGCGCCTCGGTGGTGGCCGTGCTGCGCCGGGCCGAGGCCATCCCGTCGCCCGCCCCTGACTTCCGGCTGGCGGGCGGTGACACGCTGATCGTCGTGGGCACCCGTGAGGGCGTCGACGCGGCGGCGACCATACTCGGGCGGGAGTGA
- a CDS encoding sensor histidine kinase: protein MGVVTDIRSGRSPERVDGAVHCAKAGRSGSRSVSLFWRIFSLNAVGLVVATALLLGPVTVSTPVLVGEALVLLGGLVLLLAGNALVLRFGLVPLQRLDRAMATADLLRPGSRPVVAGPAETAGLITTYNMMLDRLEAERASGAARALSAQESERHRIARELHDEVGQTLTAVLLQLKRVADLAPEDLREEVGQAQEATRAGLDEIRRIARRLRPGVLEELGLASALRSLAGEFTTHGLTVGHHVTGELPALTPEAELVVYRVAQEGLTNTARHAAADRAELRLQPVPGGVELLVRDNGTGLGDAPEGAGLTGMRERALLVGAALTLGNAPGGGTDVRLRVPVAVRVPVTEGPR from the coding sequence ATGGGTGTCGTGACGGATATACGCAGCGGCCGGTCGCCGGAGAGGGTGGACGGGGCGGTGCACTGCGCGAAGGCCGGAAGGAGCGGATCCAGGAGCGTGTCGTTGTTCTGGCGGATCTTCTCGCTCAACGCCGTCGGCCTGGTCGTGGCCACGGCGCTGCTGCTCGGCCCGGTCACGGTGTCCACCCCCGTCCTCGTGGGCGAGGCCCTCGTCCTGCTCGGCGGCCTGGTGCTGCTGCTCGCCGGCAACGCGCTCGTGCTGCGGTTCGGCCTGGTGCCCCTGCAACGCCTGGACCGGGCCATGGCCACCGCGGACCTGCTGCGTCCTGGCTCCCGGCCGGTGGTCGCGGGGCCGGCGGAGACGGCCGGGCTGATCACGACGTACAACATGATGCTCGACCGGCTGGAGGCCGAGCGGGCCTCGGGCGCCGCCCGGGCGCTGTCCGCGCAGGAGAGCGAGCGGCACCGGATCGCCCGGGAGCTCCACGACGAGGTCGGGCAGACCCTGACCGCCGTTCTCCTCCAGCTCAAGCGCGTCGCGGATCTGGCACCGGAGGACCTTCGCGAGGAGGTGGGCCAGGCGCAGGAGGCCACGCGCGCCGGCCTGGACGAGATCCGCCGGATCGCCCGTCGGCTGCGCCCCGGTGTGCTGGAGGAACTCGGGCTGGCCAGCGCCCTGCGCTCGCTCGCCGGTGAGTTCACGACCCACGGGCTGACCGTGGGCCACCACGTCACCGGCGAGCTCCCCGCCCTGACCCCCGAAGCGGAACTCGTCGTCTACCGGGTCGCCCAGGAGGGCCTGACCAACACCGCCCGGCACGCCGCCGCCGACCGCGCCGAACTCCGCCTCCAGCCGGTCCCCGGCGGCGTCGAACTCCTCGTACGCGACAACGGCACGGGCCTCGGCGACGCCCCCGAAGGCGCAGGCCTCACCGGCATGCGCGAACGCGCGCTGCTCGTCGGTGCCGCCCTCACTCTCGGGAACGCGCCCGGCGGGGGCACCGACGTACGGCTGCGCGTACCGGTGGCCGTGCGCGTACCAGTGACCGAAGGACCCCGCTGA
- a CDS encoding response regulator, with product MPAPIRVLLADDHTLVRRGVRLILDGEPDLTVVAEAGDGAEAVARARETPVDLAVLDVAMPRMTGLQAARELSRRLPDLHILILTMYDNEEYFFEALRAGASGYVLKSVADRDLVEACRAAVRDEPFIYPGAERALVRSYLERLHRGDGLPERAITEREEEILKLVAEGHTSKEIGELLFISAKTVERHRANLLQKLGMRDRLELTRYAIRAGLIEP from the coding sequence ATGCCCGCACCGATCCGCGTGCTGCTCGCCGACGACCACACCCTCGTGCGCCGGGGCGTGCGCCTCATCCTGGACGGGGAGCCCGACCTCACGGTCGTGGCCGAGGCCGGGGACGGCGCCGAGGCCGTCGCACGCGCGCGTGAGACCCCCGTCGACCTCGCCGTCCTGGACGTGGCCATGCCCCGCATGACCGGTCTCCAGGCCGCCCGGGAACTCTCCCGCCGGCTGCCCGACCTGCACATCCTGATCCTGACCATGTACGACAACGAGGAGTACTTCTTCGAGGCGCTCCGGGCCGGGGCCAGCGGCTACGTCCTGAAGTCCGTCGCCGACCGCGACCTGGTCGAGGCCTGCCGGGCGGCCGTCCGCGACGAGCCGTTCATCTACCCGGGTGCCGAACGGGCCCTCGTCCGCTCCTATCTGGAGCGGCTGCACCGCGGGGACGGCCTGCCGGAGAGGGCCATCACCGAACGCGAGGAGGAGATCCTCAAGCTGGTCGCCGAAGGCCACACCTCGAAGGAGATCGGCGAACTCCTCTTCATCAGCGCCAAGACCGTCGAACGCCACCGCGCCAACCTCCTCCAGAAGCTCGGCATGCGCGACCGCCTGGAGCTGACCCGGTACGCGATCAGGGCCGGACTCATCGAACCCTGA